The genomic window GCTCGTCGAGGAGCATGAATACCGGCTCCGTGACCAGGGCGCGGGTGATCTCCACACGCCGGCGCTCTCCGCCCGAGAGGGAGTAGGCTTTGTTCTTGGCCAGATGGGCGATGCTGAGCTCCTCGAGCAACTCGGCGAGCCGCTCCCGCCGTTCCTCGCGCGTCAGCGGCAGCGACTCCAGGATGGCGAGAAGGTTCTCTTCCACGGTCAGTTTGCGGAACACGGAGGGCTCCTGCGGCAGGTAGCTGATGCCTTTGCGGGCGCGGATGTACATGGGCTCGCCGGTGACGTCGGCGCCGTTGAGCAGCACCTTGCCGCGGTCCGGCCGAATCAGACCGACGATGGCATAAAACGTCGTCGTCTTCCCGGCCCCGTTTGCCCCCAGCAGTCCGACGACTTCGCCGGCGTGGACCTCGAGCGAGACGCTGCGGAGAATATCGCGCCCGCCCAGCCGCTTGCACAGGCCGTCGGCGCGCAACATGTTGTCGCCGTGATGATCGCCGGTGCGCTTCACGGCTTCTTCTCCCCCGCTGCGGGCACGGCCTCCACCTGTGACGGAGACAGCAGGGCTTTGACCCGGCCTTCGACGACGCTGCGCTCCTCGTTGAGATACACCACGACACGGTCGCCGGTGATCTGGTTGGGGCCGTCGTGCAACTCGGCCTTCTCGCTGAGCACCACGGTGTTGCGCCCCTGGTCGAACACGGCGCGCCCGCCGGTGGCCCAGCGCGAACCCTTGGACAGCCGGACATTGCCGTCCGCCACCACTTCTTTGACCTGATTGTCGACGTGATCGTCCAGGGCCACGGTCAGACGGTTGCTCTCCAGTTTCATGTCGCCCTGGATCACCACGACGCTGCCCTTGTAGGCGAGCACCCGCGTGCGGTACTCGAACTCCATGGCATCGGCAGTGATCGAGATGGGCTCCCGCTTCGAGCTGAAGGACATCGCTCCCAGGAGCGACTCCGGCCCCGGCGGAGTCCCCGTGGCGGCAGGCGACCGCGTTGCCGCCCGCGCCTCCTGACCGCAAGACCGGTCGGCCAGCGCGCCGATCACGGCCAGCAGGAGGACCGCGGCCACGCCGAGTCTACAGCGGTGCGTCGCTTCCTCCTTGCGGCAACAAAGCCGGCTCCAAGTGCATCGCCACGTTATGGAGCAGGGTGACCCGCTCGCTGTCGACGTTCACCTCCATTTGATCACCGCGCAGCTGCAACGCTCGTCCGGAAATCTCCACTGCGCCCGGGGCGGAAATGATCTCGCGGACGTGATCATACGTCGCTTGGTCAGTCCGGACCATGTAATCCGATGTCTTTATCTCAATGGCGCCGCGCAGCACCACACGCTTGACTTCGCGCCCGTCCAATTCAATCCGCGCCTCGTCGCTCTTGAGGCCGACGGTCCGGCCGTCACGCAGGGACAGCTCCATCCTCGCCTCACGCACCACCACCGTGTTGTCCTCTTGGAAGTACTGGGCATCCAGCGCGGAGATCTCCCAGACCTTCTTGCCATTCTGAATCTTCACCCGATGAAAATCGCGGATGTGCTGCGACACCCCGGGCAGGAACTCCAACCCTTGCTGCGCCAGGTCCTTCTGGCGCTGGCTCCACAAGCTGCGGCCGACCAGAAGGCCTACCGCGGATAGCAGCAACACCACGATCGTCATGATGCCAAAGCGAAGTCGTTTTCTCATAAGAACTGTGGCGCTAATCGTACGTGGGCAAGAAACATACCATCGGAAAAACTGGGAGTAAAGGTAACCAACCGGGGCCGGCACCGCCAGCTATTTTTTGTTGCACAGGAATGCGCGCCCGTGCTATTGAGGGCCTCGAGTTTCGAGGCGAAAGGGTCAGGGAGGTAACGATACAGCGGGCACTCGGCGGCATCAATTGCGCTCCAGCTCGACGCGGAACGGCCTTCTCTTTCGGCTTTCCCTGGAAAATACACCGCGTAGAAGTAGAAAAGGGGGACTGGCAGTATGGATCAAGGTACGGTTAAGTGGTTCAACGGACAGAAAGGCTACGGCTTTATCACCAAAGACGATGGGCAGGACGTCTTCGTCCATTATTCCGCCATCGCCGGCCAGGGCTTTCGGTCGCTTGACGAAGGCCAGCGCGTGGAATTCGAGATCACGCAAGGGCCGAAGGGGTTGCAGGCCGCGAACGTCTCGAAGATCTGACCGCCCGAGGCACCAATGTAAAAGCCTCGGCCTCACCCGGACCGAGGCTTTTCTTTTTGGCCACGCCTCCACCCCGTAGTGAGGCGCCCACGCCCCGGCCCCGTGGGCCGGTTCCAGTTGTCGGCCGCCGCCGGCGCGGCGGCTGCAAAGTTCAATCCGGCATATGCCTGCAAATCGACGCATGAGGCCCGTTTTCGCGGCCTGGGCAGTGCACCTGTACACCGCTCTGGGCGCCGTGGTGGGATTCTTCGCGCTCGACGCCACGGCGCATGGTGACTACGGCCTCGCCTTCGTCTGGATGGCGGTGGCCATTGTGATCGACGCCACCGACGGCACCCTGGCGCGCCGCGCCCGCGTCAAGGAAGTCCTGCCCCAATTCGACGGCGCCAAACTCGACGACATCGTCGACTACCT from Candidatus Binatia bacterium includes these protein-coding regions:
- the lptB gene encoding LPS export ABC transporter ATP-binding protein, which codes for MLRADGLCKRLGGRDILRSVSLEVHAGEVVGLLGANGAGKTTTFYAIVGLIRPDRGKVLLNGADVTGEPMYIRARKGISYLPQEPSVFRKLTVEENLLAILESLPLTREERRERLAELLEELSIAHLAKNKAYSLSGGERRRVEITRALVTEPVFMLLDEPFAGIDPLAILDIQSIVTQLKERHIGILITDHNVRETLGICDRAYILNDGAVLEEGTPQAIAASPQARELYLGERFTL
- the lptC gene encoding LPS export ABC transporter periplasmic protein LptC, whose protein sequence is MRKRLRFGIMTIVVLLLSAVGLLVGRSLWSQRQKDLAQQGLEFLPGVSQHIRDFHRVKIQNGKKVWEISALDAQYFQEDNTVVVREARMELSLRDGRTVGLKSDEARIELDGREVKRVVLRGAIEIKTSDYMVRTDQATYDHVREIISAPGAVEISGRALQLRGDQMEVNVDSERVTLLHNVAMHLEPALLPQGGSDAPL
- a CDS encoding cold shock domain-containing protein, which codes for MDQGTVKWFNGQKGYGFITKDDGQDVFVHYSAIAGQGFRSLDEGQRVEFEITQGPKGLQAANVSKI
- a CDS encoding LptA/OstA family protein translates to MAAVLLLAVIGALADRSCGQEARAATRSPAATGTPPGPESLLGAMSFSSKREPISITADAMEFEYRTRVLAYKGSVVVIQGDMKLESNRLTVALDDHVDNQVKEVVADGNVRLSKGSRWATGGRAVFDQGRNTVVLSEKAELHDGPNQITGDRVVVYLNEERSVVEGRVKALLSPSQVEAVPAAGEKKP